A single Anopheles maculipalpis chromosome 3RL, idAnoMacuDA_375_x, whole genome shotgun sequence DNA region contains:
- the LOC126562609 gene encoding ubiquitin-like domain-containing CTD phosphatase 1, with the protein MESKDVSLIIKWSGKEFVIEDLTEHDTVAVLRHEICKKTQVRPERQKLLNLKHQGKPVTDDVKLGVLELKPNFKVMMVGSLESDIEEASSRPDDVGSVVNDLDNEEEDNVPFENKDVYLAKINKRIKDYTIKELNPPREGKRLLVLDIDYTIFDHRSAAENGAELMRPYLHEFLSSAYQHYDIAIWSATSMRWIVEKMKLLGVTDESRDYKLVFMLDDAAMITVLCPLRGVIEVKPLGVIWGKYSQYSSKNTIMFDDLRRNFLMNPKSGLRIKPFSEAHLNRHKDKELVKLAKYLKAIAENCDDFDTLNHRRWEDYLSKKRSH; encoded by the exons ATGGAATCGAAGGATGTGTCGTTAATTATCAAATGGAGCGGAAAGGAATTCGTCATCGAGGACCTTACCGAACACGATACGGTGGCTGTTTTGAGGCAcgaaatatgcaaaaaaacacaagtgCGGCCCGAGCGACAGAAGTTGCTGAATTTGAAGCACCAAG GCAAACCAGTTACTGATGACGTTAAATTGGGTGTTCTGGAACTGAAACCTAATTTCAAAGTCATGATG GTTGGTTCGCTGGAATCGGACATCGAAGAGGCCTCTTCACGACCCGACGACGTTGGTAGCGTTGTGAACGATCTGGACAACGAGGAGGAAGATAATGTCCCGTTCGAAAATAAGGACGTTTATTTggcaaaaatcaacaaacgaaTCAAGGACTACACCATAAAAGAATTGAATCCACCGCGCGAAGGCAAACGTCTGCTTGTGTTGGATATTGATTACACTATCTTTGATCATCGATCGGCTGCCGAGAATG GAGCTGAACTGATGAGACCGTACTTGCACGAATTTCTATCGTCGGCTTACCAGCACTACGATATAGCAATATGGTCTGCTACCTCAATGCGATGGATTGTGGAGAAAATGAAGCTGCTCGGTGTGACGGACGAATCGAGAGATTATAAGCTGGTGTTTATGTTGGACGATGCGGCAATGATAACGGTGCTGTGCCCATTACGAGGCGTCATAGAGGTAAAACCGCTCGGAGTAATCTGGGGCAAGTACAGTCAATACTCGTCCAAGAACACCATTATGTTTGACGATTTGCGACGTAACTTTCTGATGAACCCAAAGTCGGGGTTGCGCATAAAGCCTTTTTCCGAGGCGCATCTAAATCGGCACAAGGATAAGGAATTGGTAAAGTTGGCGAAATATTTGAAAGCGATCGCTGAAAATTGTGACGATTTTGATACGCTCAATCATCGAAGATGGGAAGATTATCTGTCCAAGAAACGATCTCATTGA
- the LOC126563420 gene encoding coiled-coil domain-containing protein 103, with protein sequence MSEIGNRIITRGDILALEVRCLEQIREDTLYEIRNDAKLRAVLTSKNYDEFKNIVDAAHLTPLSASDKMNSKTKTRIWNSASSN encoded by the exons ATGTCGGAGATTGGCAATCGAATTATTACTCGCGGTGATATACTCGCACTGGAAGTACGCTGTTTGGAACAAATTCGGGAGGACACTTTGTACGAGATTCGAAACGATGCAAAGTTGCGGGCAGTTTTAACATCGAAAAACTACGACGAGTTCAA AAACATCGTTGACGCGGCCCACCTAACGCCACTAAGTGCCAGCGATAAAATGAACTCTAAAACGAAAACTCGTATCTGGAACAGTGCTTCGAGCAACTAA
- the LOC126560740 gene encoding uncharacterized protein LOC126560740 produces the protein MKMNEFMQNFPLFVQLKPFNFVGLYNKVYKIKLHFPNFPTTNDHRVTVFRGNLPITLPSDLSTILPVDEYVSNLLATLDSTIALPNNTTSSATSSEDSITLTNLALELISIQHQYGCSVAFSKTLTQVEFSGFEGRRHHSLALNRIAGALFKVVQHTLPEHSVSEQFKRQTTLQRHVQVFLDTLEQLEEFYSNLSTIDELCYVILPPAIDTKTTFRIFKYDQKVFLKLSLHPLQPSAVDIGFFGPTKQVAKLREIYDEKQDDWDPECNIYTNLLRIFNIIAFPMRPTVGDPFDSLQQANEDNNCGICMNYHDADERVPIISCDNEQCNLIFHINCLKEWFDTQRESKKIFTISIGNCPYCTHKISSSFDEILQMLN, from the exons atgaaaatgaacgaATTTATGCAGAATTTCCCATTATTTGTACAATTGAAACCATTTAATTTTGTCGGACTTTACAACAAG GTGTACAAAATTAAGCTACACTTCCCAAACTTCCCCACGACGAACGATCATCGTGTCACAGTGTTTCGTGGGAACCTTCCAATTACATTACCATCGGACCTATCGACCATCCTGCCAGTTGATGAATATGTGTCGAATCTCTTAGCCACGCTAGATTCCACAATTGCTCTTCCCAACAACACGACATCATCTGCTACATCAAGTGAAGATTCCATCACACTGACTAATCTTGCGCTGGAATTGATATCGATTCAGCATCAATATGGGTGCAGTGTTGCCTTTAGTAAAACCTTGACGCAGGTGGAGTTCTCTGGCTTTGAAGGCAGAAGGCATCATTCCCTAGCGCTTAACCGGATCGCTGGTGCTCTTTTCAAAGTCGTCCAACACACACTGCCCGAGCATTCTGTGAGCGAACAGTTCAAGCGACAGACCACGCTGCAGAGACACGTACAGGTGTTTTTGGATACGCTCGAGCAGCTGGAAGAGTTTTACAGCAATCTTAGCACTATTGACGAACTTTGTTACGTTATCCTCCCGCCAGCAATAGACACCAAAACCACTTTCCGGATCTTTAAATATGATCAAAAAGTGTTTCTAAAGCTTTCCCTCCATCCGTTGCAACCGTCAGCAGTCGATATTGGATTTTTCGGGCCAACGAAACAAGTCGCAAAGCTAAGAGAAATATACGACGAAAAGCAGGACGATTGGGATCCGGAATGTAACATATACACCAACCTGCTGCGAATATTTAACATCATCGCCTTTCCGATGCGTCCTACTGTCGGAGATCCGTTTGATAGTCTACAGCAGGCCAATGAAGACAACAATTGTGGCATCTGCATGAATTATCACGATGCAGATGAGCGAGTACCGATAATTTCGTGTGACAACGAACAATGCAATCTCATTTTCCATATTAATTGCCTAAAGGAG TGGTTTGATACACAGCGGGAAAGTAAGAAAATTTTCACAATCTCAATTGGAAACTGTCCGTActgcacacacaaaatatcttccaGCTTTGACGAGATACTGCAAATGCTCAACTGA
- the LOC126560739 gene encoding dentin sialophosphoprotein yields the protein MERFSISILRQQVYNICRLCGVDNPDKTLILGDEDVICAMESDEPTLAKKIEECVGIQVQANDQMPQSICSLCVDKVNDFYEYRLMCASTNIQTRTFLNLPLVQPSVSLMKSEPEPSAAETEQDDKSLATISTQKHGPKTRNRKKKPGIETPEQCAEDADLKSFLDVSSENRVKYEHLCQYCNEKYDQPVDLERHLVVKHTPLVHKFGCGSCMEYFDTASEYKDHNLWHKLTRTAFSCFRCGKKCAKIGTLNKHVEMNACIKRPSASAEVQLVPDMQCTSCQKIFKTRNLYEWHGCFIRARANCPKCGKYFLKKNLLIRHFMLYCKGSMPMMEPTYIPIAEPGINGPPVNGLPPPDSQARQCNTLVNKRGRGRPSRAERMKEETIELPFTPLLDLPEVKSEHNSVVDGQISCDEILSSEQVNEAQKRSSLIEQTDKITTLLRSGASVDGNTDIATISSMLSSVNEAIATISKVRKRKKKRDRDKASDEATEKANPPMVVLSMANVKQEVQEDPNGFVTLTNSSSVGNERNVPIPMDEDRQTSEADGNTNHDAEHCGDSDAGDIVEDSFADRADSDGDSSDVEIISVGTYHPTGTSNSSANKTQETGPLVQHTVQIKQEPMATDEGEESDFAEYEDASMFVAVKQEPSDESDATIPNQPCSTMEKHSNPSNSSYQALRIKIKKEKGLLNASVVEDGGTIDALRTPEAKRQKASEAQNKRSTRLVESGTKVTQPVAAKQHNLPPPAKRPRPSTAELMLMPIKQEPLESIQQLQEHVSTEQVSTADTAAYDPTMVRIKQEPLDDSTRSYDPLLASPSDIVAFDGVRIKQERVDSQQTAQQKSKKAFNPLSLIGVRLASSKKSTNSHPASQTAAQKSSVMINPFALLKQKEGSLPVVEEQTSSSEKEKVSTDSNRPERFSLPVITQVKSIDPVEHLSLTSVASAEAGPSSPEAEQLQNETSAGLNDCVDTNNATDTNSSPSGELNSDSSEPAVDTVTPKVTVSELKIASVTTIAQDVYDSNGQENTEQHMSTVVATTNNSDGNGNAAGTCSSEPAEKDLLPKLDSQDIEGEVPDDEMRQVEHQPKPSFDAEKESEDDALVVRMENDQQERSRCDIVAAENTSNIDTATVSNTVETLVEDKKDVNINASTTAKEDGKHLPDGVIVAAVNTEPPEPCAVADNDEVSVAAQQCTS from the exons ATGGAGCGGTTTTCGATCAGTATCCTTCGCCAGCAAGTGTACAACATTTGCCGTTTGTGCGGTGTAGATAATCCGGATAAGACTCTCATTCTTGGCGACGAAGATGTAATTTGCGCTATGGAGTCGGATGAACCGACATTGGCAAAAAAGATTGAAGAATGTGTAGGAATACAG GTGCAAGCGAATGATCAAATGCCACAGAGCATTTGTTCACTGTGCGTGGATAAGGTGAACGATTTCTACGAGTATCGTTTGATGTGCGCATCAACCAATATACAGACACGAACCTTTCTCAATTTACCGCTTGTACAGCCCTCTGTATCGTTG ATGAAATCTGAACCGGAACCGAGCGCGGCAGAAACGGAACAGGACGATAAAAGCTTAGCTACTATCTCGACACAAAAACATGgtccaaaaacgagaaacCGAAAGAAAAAGCCAGGAATCGAGACGCCGGAACAGTGTGCAGAAGATGCtgatttaaaatcatttctcgACGTATCTAGCGAGAATCGTGTGAAGTATGAACACTTGTGCCAGTACTGCAATGAAAAGTACGACCAACCTGTCGACCTGGAGCGCCATTTGGTGGTGAAGCATACACCGCTCGTACACAAATTTGGCTGTGGATCTTGCATGGAGTACTTTGACACGGCGTCCGAGTACAAGGATCACAATCTGTGGCACAAGCTAACACGAACGGCATTTAGTTGTTTCCGATGTGGCAAGAAATGTGCCAAAATCGGAACACTAAACAA GCATGTGGAGATGAACGCCTGTATAAAACGGCCTAGTGCATCTGCTGAAGTTCAGCTTGTGCCTGATATGCAATGCACTTCATGtcagaaaatatttaaaacacgCAACCTGTACGAGTGGCATGGGTGCTTCATACGCGCCCGCGCAAATTGTCCCAAGTGTGGAAAGTATTTCTTGAAAAAGAATCTGCTCATCCGTCATTTCATGCTGTACTGTAAGGGATCGATGCCAATGATGGAACCAACTTATATACCGATAGCTGAACCTGGCATAAACGGGCCGCCTGTGAACGGTTTACCACCACCAGACAGCCAAGCTCGGCAGTGCAATACGCTGGTGAATAAACGAGGAAGAGGCCGTCCATCGCGAGCAGAACGTATGAAGGAAGAAACTATAGAGTTGCCATTTACCCCACTGTTGGATCTTCCGGAGGTGAAATCCGAGCACAattcggttgtggatggtcaAATTTCGTGCGATGAAATTCTGTCGAGTGAGCAAGTTAATGAAGCACAGAAACGCTCTTCGTTGATAGAGCAAACGGACAAAATAACTACGCTTTTGCGTTCTGGTGCTTCGGTTGACGGAAACACGGACATTGCCACTATCAGTAGTATGCTATCATCGGTAAATGAGGCCATCGCTACCATTTCGAAGGTacgcaaaaggaaaaagaagcgaGATCGGGACAAAGCATCCGATGAAGCTACCGAGAAAGCCAACCCGCCGATGGTTGTGCTGTCGATGGCGAACGTTAAGCAGGAAGTGCAGGAAGATCCCAACGGGTTTGTTACATTAACAAATAGTTCCAGCGTGGGGAATGAACGGAATGTACCGATTCCGATGGACGAAGATCGTCAGACATCGGAAGCAGACGGAAACACCAACCATGACGCAGAACACTGTGGTGACAGTGACGCGGGAGACATTGTGGaggatagttttgctgatcgtGCTGATTCTGATGGTGACAGTAGCGACGTTGAGATAATTAGCGTGGGAACTTACCATCCAACAGGAACATCAAATTCTTCTGCCAATAAGACGCAAGAAACCGGGCCACTGGTACAACATACGGTGCAGATAAAACAAGAACCAATGGCTACCGACGAAGGTGAAGAGTCTGACTTTGCGGAATATGAAGATGCTTccatgtttgttgctgttaagCAAGAGCCATCCGATGAATCGGATGCAACGATACCGAACCAGCCATGCTCTACGATGGAAAAACATTCCAATCCATCGAATTCATCTTACCAGGCACTTCGGATAAAGATTAAGAAGGAAAAGGGATTGCTTAATGCATCCGTGGTAGAGGATGGTGGTACGATCGATGCGTTACGAACGCCCGAAGCGAAGCGGCAGAAAGCGTCAGAGGCACAGAATAAAAGAAGCACTCGTCTTGTGGAATCTGGTACGAAAGTGACGCAACCGGTAGCGGCTAAGCAACACAATCTCCCTCCACCTGCGAAACGTCCACGGCCGTCAACGGCTGAGCTGATGTTGATGCCGATTAAACAAGAACCACTAGAAAGCATTCAACAGCTGCAGGAACATGTGTCTACGGAACAAGTTTCAACAGCTGACACAGCGGCCTACGATCCTACGATGGTAAGGATCAAACAGGAACCACTAGACGATAGCACTCGATCGTACGACCCACTACTAGCGAGTCCATCCGATATTGTAGCATTTGATGGTGTGCGCATTAAGCAGGAACGTGTCGATAGTCAAcaaacagcacagcagaaatcgaaaaaagcgTTCAATCCATTAAGTCTGATTGGTGTTCGTTTGGCTAGTAGCAAAAAATCTACCAACAGCCATCCAGCAAGTCAAACAGCGGCACAGAAATCTAGCGTAATGATAAATCCCTTTGCTTTGTTGAAGCAGAAGGAGGGTAGTCTGCCAGTGGTGGAGGAACAGACATCGAGCTCggaaaaagagaaagtttCCACCGACAGTAACCGACCCGAACGGTTCAGTTTGCCTGTTATAACGCAAGTAAAGTCTATAGATCCGGTAGAGCATTTATCGTTAACTTCCGTGGCATCCGCTGAAGCTGGCCCATCGTCACCAGAAGCAGAGCAATTGCAAAACGAGACGTCCGCTGGGTTGAACGATTGCGTCGATACAAACAATGCGACGGACACGAATTCTTCTCCCTCAGGTGAACTCAATTCAGACAGTTCAGAGCCCGCAGTCGACACAGTAACGCCCAAAGTAACTGTTAGTGAGCTAAAGATCGCTTCCGTTACTACGATTGCACAAGACGTATATGATTCCAACGGTCAAGAAAACACAGAGCAACACATGTCAACTGTTGTAGCTACTACAAATAATAGTGATGGTAATGGTAATGCTGCTGGAACTTGCAGCAGTGAGCCTGCTGAGAAAGATCTCTTACCAAAGCTTGATTCTCAGGACATAGAGGGTGAGGTTCCGGATGATGAGATGCGTCAAGTTGAACATCAACCTAAACCTTCCTTCGACGCTGAAAAAGAAAGCGAGGATGATGCTCTAGTAGTGCGTATGGAGAACGATCAACAAGAGCGTAGCAGATGTGATATTGTCGCAGCTGAAAATACATCTAACATCGATACAGCGACTGTGTCAAACACTGTCGAAACGCTAgtagaagataaaaaagatgTAAATATTAATGCTTCCACAACTGCGAAAGAAGATGGGAAGCATTTACCCGACGGAGTAATAGTGGCGGCAGTTAACACAGAACCTCCGGAGCCATGTGCCGTTGCTGATAATGATGAAGTTTCAGTTGCAGCTCAACAATGTACATCTTAG
- the LOC126562350 gene encoding uncharacterized protein CG4449: MSDIFGNLDNFLENYDENNLSSISGLSDAGIVDANETLDGDRFGKQNTSSDTKNIPTARRSRGAGRRSSQPNKGNSGDASSGTDSTACSVVPSVVPASSHTVIDLVSNVTVEEEMQSLSTLFQSIYNSKNPVVEVLLKDGNAPHIKRGFTMLKNSYNRKPPVTANDVKKIRKKIDSVRNNLNQLDQTIKSVIGSTKEHQAPSRSSRRTKNTTGTTQAPITISLDCDDDSAAIPSSVFPYNRRVTRRSTAANALTKINIDLDDDDSLLCCDDYPERANNSFETENYEIRVKVKWGQGIETFVHRRFQKFADIIAQLATKESADSACIFLNLDDRIVHPHDTPDSISYKSHQFISGRILRNKAPLLPSATASSATTNNTITLKVQMATRKQPLLFQMEKSQTMSVLVIKCAEELQCEPKDIKLYFDGELVENSYNPKDLDLEGGEVLDICFVR, from the exons ATGTCCgatatttttggcaatttaGACAACTTCCTGGAGA ATTACGATGAAAACAATCTATCGTCAATCAGTGGCTTGTCCGATGCAGGAATCGTTGACGCAAACGAGACTTTAGATGGCGACCGTTTTGGCAAGCAAAATACAAGCTCTGATACGAAAAACATTCCTACAGCCAGAAGAAGCAGAGGAGCCGGTAGAAGATCTTCTCAACCAAATAAAGGAAACAGTGGTGATGCTAGTTCTGGAACCGACAGTACGGCATGCAGCGTTGTTCCATCTGTAGTTCCGGCATCGTCCCATACTGTTATTGACTTGGTCTCCAACGTCACTGTAGAAG AGGAAATGCAATCGCTCTCTACGTTATTCCAGTCTATTTACAACTCTAAAAATCCCGTTGTGGAAGTACTCCTGAAGGATG gTAATGCACCGCATATTAAACGAGGCTTTACAATGCTTAAAAATAGCTACAATAGAAAACCACCCGTAACAGCGAATGATGTgaaaaagataagaaaaaaaatagattcAGTGAGAAATAACCTAAATCAGCTAGATCAAACAATCAAATCTGTGATAGGTTCAACTAAAGAACATCAAGCTCCATCACGCTCTAGCCgtcgaacaaaaaacaccacTGGAACAACACAAGCACCGATTACG ATTTCACTAGATTGTGACGATGACTCAGCAGCGATACCGTCAAGCGTCTTTCCGTATAATAGGCGTGTTACACGTCGTAGCACGGCTGCTAACGCTTTAACGAAG ATAAACATAGAtttggatgatgatgacagcCTATTGTGCTGCGATGACTACCCGGAAAGGGCAAATAATTCGTTTGAAACGGAAAACTATGAGATACGAGTCAAAGTCAAGTGGGGCCAAGGAATAGAGACGTTCGTGCATCGAAGGTTTCAAAAGTTTGCCGATATAATTGCACAGCTGGCCACCAAGGAGTCGGCCGATAGTGCATGCATTTTCTTGAACTTGGACGATCGAATAGTGCACCCGCACGACACGCCTGATTCGATCAGCTACAAATCGCATCAGTTTATAT CTGGTCGCATTCTCAGGAATAAAGCACCTCTGCTTCCAAGCGCTACTGCATCCTCGGCAACGACCAATAACACCATCACTTTAAAGGTGCAGATGGCAACACGAAAGCAACCATTACTGTTTCAGATGGAAAAAAGTCAAACCATGTCTGTGCTGGTGATCAAATGTGCGGAAGAGCTACAATGTGAACCGAAAGACATTAAATTGTACTTTGACGGCGAGCTGGTGGAAAACAGTTACAATCCAAAGGATTTGGACCTGGAAGGGGGGGAGGTCCTGGATATTTGCTTTGTACGatga
- the LOC126563099 gene encoding ADP-ribosylation factor-like protein 2, translating into MGFLTILKKMKQKEKEMRILLLGLDNAGKTTILKRFNGEPIDQISPTLGFNIKTLHYNDYVLNMWDVGGQKSLRSYWRNYFECTDGLIWVVDSTDRMRMESCREELTLLLLEERLAGATLLVLANKQDLPGALTANDIKEILQLDKIETHHWSIQSVSAVTGGKLVEAIDWLVEDISKRIFTLD; encoded by the exons ATGGGATTTCTAACGATtctaaagaaaatgaaacaaaaagaaaaggaaatgcgTATCTTATTGCT CGGCCTAGACAATGCTGGAAAAACTACCATTCTGAAGAGATTCAACGGCGAACCAATAGACCAGATATCGCCCACGCTTGGATTTAACATAAAAACACTGCACTATAATGACTATGTACTAAACATGTGGGACGTTGGTGGCCAAAAGTCTTTGCGATCGTACTGGCGTAACTATTTTGAGTGTACAGATGGGCTGATCTGGGTCGTCGACAGTACCGACCGGATGCGTATGGAATCATGCCGTGAGGAGCTCACACTGTTGTTGCTGGAGGAGCGTCTTGCCGGTGCGACACTGTTGGTGCTAGCGAACAAACAAGACTTACCCGGAGCATTGACGGCGAACGACATCAAAGAGATATTGCAGCTGGACAAAATCGAAACACATCATTGGTCCATACAAAGCGTAAGTGCTGTGACGGGAGGTAAACTGGTGGAAGCCATCGATTGGTTAGTGGAGGATATATCGAAAAGAATATTCACGCTAGACTAA